GTGTTGTCCTTTTAACTGTTTTCTCAACCTTGGGTTAGCCTGACTCACTGCACCCCTGATAGTGATTCTGAGGATTAAAGTCCAGCTCAGAGAACGGCCTGGGATCTGAAGTCAACGCAGGGTTGATGCAGACGAGCATGTTCTGAAAGGGCAGGTCTGAGTGTCCAGCAGCAGCGGGTCCTGGCAGCAAACAGTGACAACAAGGCCTGGGCTGCTCCTGCCTGTTCCTGGGCCATCGACCCTCTGATGGGCGCATTCTGAGAGTGACAGGGGAGCACAGTGTGGGATCCTCTGGTTGGATATATTCTGGAGGAGTTAGGAGAGCTAGGCAGAGAGGCCTTCAGCCAAGTACCTAGTTCCAGCTGCATCCTGAAGTGAGCTAGGAAAAAAGTGCACAATGAGTCTATCCAAGGCCTGTGGCAAGATGTCCAGGGTGTGAGAAAGGAGAATAGAGAAAACTGCAACCAGGGGCACTTAGATCTCTCTGCATATTGTCCCTCTCCACACCAGGTGGGAGGCCTGAGCAGGGGCTTGGGCCCATGAGTTGTTGGCTGTGAGCACAGGGCAACCCCAGCCTGGGCAGAGTCAGCCtcaggtgctgagagagggcgaGAGCGAGGCCGCAGCTGGAAGGTGGGAAGACACGCTCTTCCCTCAAGCTGGAGACAGAAATTGTGGTCCTGAAGCTTCACAGGAACGCCCTAGGTTGCTGAGCAAAATGTCTCCTGTCTAGTCAGgcctatttttaagttttgtatACGTTTATATAAATGGTCTATGTTTTCTTTTGAGTTGAGTTTCTCTTACTActatgtttgtgtgtttattgTGTTTCGTACATCTTGTTATTAACAACCCTATTATAAGCATAGGTaacaacttatttatttatgccaTTTTAAAGGATAGTTAGGTCATTTTGTGTTTGGTACTATTATCAATAGTGCTGGTATAAATATTCTTTACTTATATCCTGATGTATAttcacttgatttttttccagGGTAATTGCTGGACTTACTAGGTCATAGGCTATGCATATTTCAGCTTTGCtacaaaatagtttttaaagtacAATTTCATACACCAAATAGCGGTTGCTCTATATGATCATCACACTTAACATCTTcagtcctttaaaatttttatttgcagacaatatatttgtttatttaaaaatttgaaaatccaACCAAATACTTTCAAATATAGCATTTGTAAAGTTAGCCagattaaaaaccaaaattattttgttatgtgtttgtgtatgaAAATGCAAGGAAAACCTAGTCCATTAAATGGtagaaaaatttaatgaaaaaagtgtttcattcattcttgcaacaacaataaataacaaatatgttGGGAAAAAACCTcagaaagaatgtaaaaaatatataatcaagcCAGTAGCAAAAGTTTAttgagagatattttaaaaatagtccaaTAAATTAGCAGTGTTTGCTTCTTTGGTTTATGAAGTGGTTAAGAAACATTTGCTAAATATTTGTCACTAAATGACAGTGTGAGTCTCAGTAGGAGGTGGCCTTAGCAGTCCCCTATCATAGACTCTGGATTCCCTTCTCACTGATGCTGACCACCTCATCACATGCTTACATGTCTTTTGCTCACTCAGAAGAAGAATTAGTTGGACAAGTTGCTTTATCTTTATTGATGatcaagatgaaaaaaaaaaggacaatcaCAATGTAACAGAGAAAGCTTCtatttttcattagtttctgGCCATCTAATTTGAATCAAATTTCAATTATAGACTTGTACTTAGAGGACAAAAGTGAAGGTAATTGGGCCTGTCAATGCTACATTCAAAAGGATTaaagtctgggacttccctggtgggccagtggttaagaatccacctgccaatgcaggggatatgggttccatccccggccAGGGAGGATTACAtgtgctgtgaagcaactaagcctgtgcaccccaactactgagcccgggccctagagtctgtgctctgcagcaagagaaagctccacagtgagaagcctgagcacctcaactagagatcAGCCCACGCTtgctccaactagagaaagcccacctgTTGGAACAAAGAGCCAGTCCAgtcataaattaattaattatgaaTCACCTAGTCTACACTTTATTAAGAACTCCTTAGTGCCTCcccctctcacacacactctGGTTGCagcaactttttatttattttcttatttttggttctgagatttgtgggatcttagttctctgaccagggatggaactcaggcctcctgcccTGAAAGCATAGAGTCCCAACTACTAGATCTCTAGGGAATTCCCAGATCTCCTTCGTTTTTAAcctaatgttctttttctgttctgggGTGTCATTTAAGATGCCCtattacctttatttatttatttatttttttaaaaaaatggtcgcCCTCGCGCACGGGGCCTTTCACGTTTCGGATGATGGAGCGGCTCGTGTCGTCCATGAATTCTACGCGCACCTGCGTGCACTGTCCCTGAGAACCGGTCCTGCCCAACACCTTGGTGACCCTGACAAGCTTGATGGGCTGCACACGGCTCGTGTCCATGATGGCGGCGCGGCGGCGGTCGGGCGGAGACGCCCTATTACCTTTAACTGCCATATCTTCTTAGGCACCTCCAGCTATGACAGTTTCTCAGTAGTAGACTTTTTATATTATTGTCAAtggtatcatttttaaatgtaattttccaactttttattGATCATATAAAAAGAAGTGGTTGATTTTTAATATCGATCTTGTCTTCCTATTGCTCCCTCCATCTTGAGTTGTGCTGGTCACCATGGAGTCAACAACGCCATGTGGCCAACTGAGCGCTTGACTAGTCCATCTGAGCTGTACTATGACTGAAAGTATGTACTGTATTTTGAAGGCactatgaaaaagaagaatgtaaCCATCTCATTAATAGTTTTGTATTGAtttatgttgaaatgataacatttaaatatattgtgttaaataaaatatactgttaaaattaacttgtttctttttattcttttgatgtggctaccagaaaaattgaaattacaCAGGTTTGGCTTGCATTATATTTATTCTGGTCATTGCTGATTTTGAATGAAATTAATAAACCCAAAAATGCCGCATTTATTAACCCAGATTACTTAATAATGAAAGAATACATTCACCGGTTGGAAAGTTGGAAACcttgcaagaaaaaaagaaaaaaaaatcaccctttaCTTTTACTAATCAAACATAATCACTATTAAAATACTGGTATATTTCCTTTAATTAGTTTTTTTCTCTACATGCTTTTACATAGTTgcattgtatatataattttatgccCTGATTTTGAATATAACtaagtgctttttattttgtaatcacACAACATGTGTTCATTAtaggaaaaagtttaaaagtgagaaaagaaagCTAAACATTTAGtaacaattattttattctttcctgcaGATAAATTGCACTAAGTGATAAAAATGCCTGAGAATCCTATCTCCAAGATATTCtctttttatgggaaaaaaatccatttacaaACAGTTCTAAAGGCACAAAGTGAAAGAATTTTCCTTCTGTTGCATTCTTATTTAGGATATCTACTACCAATAGATGAGTGAAACTGCCCAGTGATAAAAAATTGCAGGCATATatcagcatatatatatgtatctttattaatttataaagttaataataatatCATGTCCattattaagttcagttcagttgctcagtcgtgtctgactctttggggccccatggatcgcagcacccctggcttccctgtccagcacaaactcccggagcttgctcaaactcatgtccatcgagtcggtgatgccatccaaccatctcatcctctgtcacccccttctcctctggccttcaatatttcccagcatcagggtcttttccaaggagtctgttctttgcatcacgtggccaaagtattggagttccagcttcagtatcagtccttccagtgaatattcaggactgatttcctttaggatggactagttggatctccttgcagtccaaagaattctcaagagtcttcaccaacaccacagttcaagagcatcaattcttcagcgctcagctttctttatagtccaactctcacgtgcATACGTgagtattggaaaaaccatggctttgatgagacagacctttgttggccgtaaagtaatgtctctgctttttaatatgctgtctagattggtcataacttttcttccaaggaccaagtgtcttttaatttcctggctgcagtcaccatctgcagtgattttggagcccaccaaaatgAAGCCTCTcagtctttccattgtttcctcatctatttgccatgaattgatggggctggatgccttgatctttgttttttgaaagttgagttttaagccagctttttcactttctttcacttttatcaagaggctctttagttcttcactttctgccgtaagtgtggtgtcacctacatatctgaggttattgatatttctctcgggaatcttgatttcagcttgtgcttcatcctgcctagCATTTCGTGTGATATTGctctttttattaaatattcttgaaTGTATGTCTATATATCACCTGACCTTCCTTTTAATGGCtataaagtatttcattttggtCTGTATGATAATATTACTTTGTCAATTCCCTACTGATCGATATTTAATTTGTCTTTTTCACTATGAATTGTATAATATAGACATTCTCAGTTTCCTAAAAGTAATCCCCCTTGatcaatatatgatatttttatatgctgttgatttgctttatttttccatattaaaaCTTTTCTCAATTAACAGATTTTTCAAAACTTATCTTGTGACTATGTCTTATTCAACAAAAtttagttttttcctttatttctaatGATTTCCTGTCTATATATTACTTCATTTCTGCATTTGTCTGATATTGTTTATGttgtttatgtaatttttaaatgtttaaatacttCTCTGGTAATGCTAattcgggagaaggcaatggcaccccaccccagtactcttgcctggaaaatcccatggactgaggagcctggtaggctgcagtccatggggtcgagaagagtcagacacgactgagcaacttcactttcactttccactttcatgcattggagaaggaaatggcaacccactttagtgttcttgcctggagaatcccagggacgggggagcctggtaggctgccgtctatggggtcccacagagtgggacacgactgaagagacttagcagcagcagcagcagcagcagcagcaacgctaATTCAATCTGTTTCATTTGCATGTATTCCTGGTATATTTTCATTATCTGTAGAGCTATTAGTCCGGCACCTTACTCTCTTTTTTCTAACAATAACCTGTATGAAATTTAATCTTAATACTACTATTCTGTTGCTTGATTTTACAAGAGTTTATGCTTCCTCATTTTCTACAATAGAAGTAGTTCAGGGTGACTTTTCTAGTTTGACAGAGCTCCCCCTTCTGCTGCTtctgtaaaatgttaaaaaataagccTGCTTGCTTTCTGAGTTTCCCACCTCTCACCCTGGTCTGGTCTTCTCTTTTCTTGTCTCTCCTGTTTATATCCTGCTAAAATTTGATCCCATTGTTAGCACTTACTCCTCAGTGTAGATCCATTTCCAAAGCGGAGCTGTGCCTGGTTGATTTGAACCTTGCTGGTCTCCTAGACTATTTCACTACCTTTCAGAGCTTACCGAAGTATCATCACAACTCAAAAGCTATAACATTGAGCCAAATCCCTTCCGGTTTCAGCTGCTGTTTTCAGATTGGCCCGGATGGCTTTCCAGTAAATACCTCTTAGCTACTTTGGGGTTCTTAGGTCCATTGCTTTCCTCTGCTTTCTCCCTCAGGAGATGCTCCTCTCAGGCTGGTCCTGTGGCAACTGGTGATTAGTCCTCATCTGCTTGCATTTTTGTGGCTCATATCCATGAGTTCTATGCTCAGTAGGATTTTTGTTTCTATCTGGTGGCAATGTCTGTTTCTTTGTGAGAActcatagaaatttaaaattataccgCCGCCACTGTCATCTTCCCAGAATCATTTTTTGGAttggttgctttattttttccattcttagTACTCTTCACTCATTTGAGGGAATGACACAGGCATCTTTCCCACTCACCCAGTTTAGAAGGAAGGATGAATTGCTTCCTCTCTACTCCACACTGCATCAGCACAGCTCAAGCACAAGTAGTTTCTTAGCAATACCTTGGACATCACCAATATATAGTCCTCTCTGGGAGATTTGGGAGATATAGTTTGTTCAGCAAATTGTAAATATCAGAAGACAGGAGATCTATTGATGATGAGAAACCTGGAGGTCAGGATTATACATCTACCCAGATACTTCCAGCCTCTACTTCAGTTTGGTACAATAGAAGTAATGTTCCTTTACACTAAGTagacattaaaattataataaccaATAGTACTGAGGTAACTGTAAAATGATGGAGAATTTCTTCAGCTTCTGGTCCTGTTAGGAAATGAGAGATTTCACAGAAATGAATTAATtcttctctaccactagcgcctaGGCCTACAATTAGGTAAATCTCCTAATTACTCGGCCTGCACTCATTCTGTTCTTTGTCCTTTACTTATTGCTTCCTGTagagagattattttttttcccctcaaatctaATTAAGTTACCTAGCTCCACCAAAACCTTTCCTTAGCTTCTACTGTTCTGAGGATAAGGAAAAACTTCTTCCATGGTCTTACACCCTGTGTGCTGTCTGGCTCTTGCCTGCCTTCTGGCCTCATCTCAGATCATTCACTGACCACTTTCTGACTTAAAAGTCACAGTGGCCTTAAGTCCAGTCCTTTACCCTGACATGTGTCTCCCACCACAAGGCCTTAGCACATGCAGTCCCATCTGACCTTCCTTCTGATTTTagctccagtgtccttgcctcaGGAcagtcttctttgatttcttccactACATTATGTCCTTATATCACAGGTGCCCACAGTACTACATACCTCTCCTTTGTAACACTGGTTACCATTGCATTTCTGTgctctgctcagttgctcagtcatgtccaactctttgcgaccccgtgaactgtagtgcaccagtctcctctgtccacagaattttccaggcaagaatactggagtgggttgttccttctgcaggggatcttcctgacccagggatcaaacctgcatctcctgtgtctcccttaCTAgactctttacctctgagccactggggaagctcattgcatttttacttttgtgtatgtctTTGATTAATGTTCTTCTCTCCTGCTTAAGTATATAACCCAGGAGAGTGAGGGTCACAGTCTGCATCGTCTCGTGCTACAGCTGCATATTGTGTAAATTTAGTAAATTCAGGTTGAAAGATAAGGCAAGTATTGCTAAAGACTGAAAATTATTAATTAAGTATTAAATAGCATACTTAGAAGAacttagttttatatttaaatctttaaaaatgtactgTACATCTCCCCATCTATATAAGCCAGACATGAAAatcataatttgatttttttttactgattccTTTCTTATCAGCATCAGTACCtacacataaacacaaaaatagtCTCGGAAATATTGAACTAGAACCCCTTGTCTCAATCCCCTGAttgtttagtatttttttcttccattttccttctAGATGTCCTCTTAAAGGTGGTATGTATTTGCATGAGAATGGAAAATCAGACTAGATTGTTACAAgtatgtacaaaataaaaattcattgacCCTCAATACTGGTCACAAAGGCCAACTACAACAGGAACCATGGACTTTTATGCGTGGCCTGTGTAACATTTATTTAGTCTGCTTAGAAATATTACTTAGTCTTTAGTTTTCAGCTATTTTCTGGATAGTTGAGATAAAGCAATATTTtcctgggctctgaaatcactgcagatggtgactgcagccacgaaattaaaagacacttgctacttggaagaaaacctatgacaaacttaaacagcatattaaaaagcagagacatcactttgacaacaaaggtctgtctaatcacatatggatgtgagaattggaccgtaaaaatggctgagcaccaaagaattgatgctttccaactgtagtgctggagaagactcttgagagtcccttggactgcaagaagatccaaccagtccatcctaaaggaaatcagtcctgaatattcattggaagaactgatactgaagctgaagcgccaatgcTTTGACCAaatgatgcaaacagctgactcattataaaacatcctgatgctgggaaagattgagggcaagagggaaaggggatgacagaagatgagatggttggaaggcatcactgactcaatggacatgagtttgaacaaactctgggaggtactgaaggacagggaagcctggtgtgctgcagtccatggggctgcaaaaagtcgaacccgacttagtgactgaaaaacaacaacaaggtgGATAAAGTTATGTAATGTCTTGCTGCTTGTAGCTAAGGCCTCCAAAAAATTCAGATCATCTTAGTTTAACATCatcctattttgttttttatatgcattattttttctttttatttacatatatttatttttaattgaatgataattgctttacaatattgtgttggtttctgccatatattgacatgaatcagccataggtatacatatatgcccttcctctggaacctccctccccactcccaccccatcccacccctctaggaacATCACTCTATTTTAGATAGAAAAAAGTaggtgtctttttttaaaatcataaactgCATGTATTTAATTTAAATCATACATATATCATGTATTTATTGTTCATCAACTTAGTTTAACATTATTCTCTTATAGGTAGAAAAAATAGGTGtctcttttaaaatcataaactgCAAGTATTATTGTTTGGTAATAGCAGAATTGAGAACTAAAcctaatttttatgaaaaagaaaactctctTACAAACAAGGCCCTCTCTCCCCAAATCTCAtaatatgaaaagagaaaaagaaaaatcttttccaaATAAAAGAATCCTATAATAATCTAGTTCAAAAGATTtggcttatatttttctttaacatttagcAATtcattgaaactttaaaaaatattagaaattctCAGTTTCTATATCTTTTTTCCATGTGGTATATATAACTTAAAATAGCAAGGAGCTTAAAGAAAAAGAGTTTTAGAggcaattaataatttaaatgacaCAGGAAAACTGAAAGGGAGAACTGAAAGTGGGAAATTCCTCTCCGAGGGCCATCCTATATAAGTAGCCCACACTCGAGGAGGAAGGCCATTCACTCTGCAAGCCCTTGAAGACTCAGCGTCAGCATCTACTAGCAGAACGGGCAGCCCTGTGCCTGTTTTCATCATGACCTACCGGTGCCTCCTCCAGATGGTTCTCCTGCTGTGTTTCTCCACCACAGCTCTTTCCAGGAGCTACAGCTTGCTTCGATTCCAACAAAGGCGGAGCCTTGCAGTGTGTCAGAAACTCCTGTGGCAGTTACCTTCAACTCCTCAACATTGCCTCGAGGCCAGGATGGACTTCCAGGTCCCTGAGGAGATGAACCAAGCACAGCAGTTCCGGAAGGAAGATGCCATATTGGTCATCTATGAGATGCTCCAGCAGATCTTTGGCATTCTCAccagagacttctccagcactgGCTGGTCTGAGACCATCATCGAGGACCTCCTTGTGGAACTCTATGGGCAGATGAATCGTCTGCAGCCAATCCAGAAGGAAATAATGCAGAAGCAAAACTCCACTATGGGAGACACGACTGTTCTTCACCTGAGGAAATATTACTTCAA
This is a stretch of genomic DNA from Bos javanicus breed banteng chromosome 8, ARS-OSU_banteng_1.0, whole genome shotgun sequence. It encodes these proteins:
- the LOC133253395 gene encoding interferon beta-2, encoding MTYRCLLQMVLLLCFSTTALSRSYSLLRFQQRRSLAVCQKLLWQLPSTPQHCLEARMDFQVPEEMNQAQQFRKEDAILVIYEMLQQIFGILTRDFSSTGWSETIIEDLLVELYGQMNRLQPIQKEIMQKQNSTMGDTTVLHLRKYYFNLVQYLKSKEYNRCAWTVVRVQILRNFSFLTRLTGYLRD